Sequence from the Megalops cyprinoides isolate fMegCyp1 chromosome 9, fMegCyp1.pri, whole genome shotgun sequence genome:
TTGACGGGGCTCCTAAAATAAGACCTCGGCTCCGCGGACAGGAGAGCGAGAAATGGAGTTGACAGGCAACGCCGTGAGCTTGACGTGGCCTTCAGCCGAGCCTGTCAGAGTGATAGCACCCTGCCCCCTCCGTCCtgcccaccgcccccccccccccaaacaaccccccctcatcccccacCCTACACGCTGTCAGCCGTCATTAGGCGGGCTGAAACAGCCCTCCCCGAGCAGTGCTCTGCTCCATTCACAACGCCCGCCAGTGCCAGCCCATCCGCTGGtctcagatttctttttttttttctcttttaacaCGGTCGAGGGACCTGGCAGCCTCATTAAAGGTTAGGCTCCTTCTGACAGGATGCTTGAATCTCCACACTTGCACACTTGACCGGAGTGTCTCCTGGGGTGGGAGGCTTTTTGAAGCCGCGCCTCCAGTGACGTCAGGAGTAGTGGCGTTGGCGGTGGGATTTCAGGCTCCAAACCAGCATTGTTTATGTCTGAGgtcagaagagaaaaaaaaacataaatgctgCCACTGACCGCGCAGCCGTGAAAGGGGAGCCTTTTAATACACAGGAGAATCTTCCCCTCTCTTTGCTGGTGACATCCAAATGACATTGGGAGTGGATACTGAGGAGGCAAAGAATGTATTCTCTAATTGGATAAGCCAGTGATGGAAAGAATAATGAAATCTTGCGAGCACGTTTGTGCAGACCTGCCTGAGCCGGTACGAGGCAGAGGGGACCGGTTTAGCGAACGTGAGTCGTCACTATTGGCGAcccacgcaaacacacacattcatacagacacacaagacCATCCACAGCGCGCTGCTGCTAATTGGCCAGCACTGGTGAATCAGGGGGGCTTTTGAAATGACAACATGGAAGATATTTTTGAGAAGGAGGGGACCAGAGATAGTCAGGTACCAAGCAGAGCCAATGTGCCAACCACAGTGTCCTTCGAGCTTGTGAGCTTGTACTCCAATGATTAATTGAGCATCGTGCGCTGGTCTTTTGAATCCCCAGTCCCCAAGTTCAGTAATGTATTTATGAGGCACTTCTCTAATCCCCCGATTCCCCCGCCTCCTGCCTCCAAAAGTGGGGATGATTTCATTAAGCAATGACAGAGAACACTACTTCTGATTCGAAGACCCCCTTGTGCAGTGAACCTGAAACTATGTGCCCAGCTCAAAGGGCAGAGCAGAGACCCCACCGACAGACACACTGGCATCCTCCACAAGGAAATGAACGCTCAAGAAGAAACAAGTCCTCACAGATGCACTGtcttatgaaatattaatcacaaagcaATACTTTCCAGGGCACTGCACAATTTATTTTATCCAGAGGGCAAATTTTGCCTGAtattaaaacagagagacactgacaaATAAAATGCTGGCTTCATCACAGAATGTACGCGCAGAGCAGCgctgttttctttcccctttccATTGCCTTGGAGCCACTGAAGGAATGTTTGTGATTTCTCCCTTGatgcactttcatttcattcgCAGTAAGCCACGCACACATGTCTAGGATTCAGCAACACGCACATTGTGAATCAGATTTGCGGGATAACATTGTGTCGGAAGGAGCATTTTGCCTGTAAATCATGGTAGTAAAACAGCTGCATGTAAAATGGTTGAGGGCAGAGGAGAATACAGGCAAGGCAATAAAGTGTATTATGGGTTGTGACTCATACATACTTTTATAGTCGTATATAATATGTTTCAATGATTTGTTGTATTGTGTAGTTAATGTGCATGTCTCAAATGGCCGAAATAACCACCATCTATTTGTTTGCTCGTCTCCCCGTCTCATCGCAATTCTTCTTTCGTTTGGGGGGTAAGAAGAAAGGAGGCTTGCGACGGCAAATATTCGATGTCACGTGAGAAGAAGACGATTGTACAAatcaaatggggaaaaaacaatctGTCTGAATGGGATGCGGGGAGGGAGCTCCGCGTCTGAGCATTTGCACTTGCAATTGTGAGCTTTTACGTTAATCAGATGCAAGTGGCTCTTAGCTCCGAAGGCGAATTAGTTCCTCAGAGAAACAATCTCGACTCCGCTCTCTAACCCTcttagtggtggtggtggtggtgtgtgtgggggggtctTCTCTCTGGTTGCTAAGGGCAACGGGGTGAGAGAGATGGTGTGTATTTGCGGAGCCCCAGCTGCGCGCCTGTTAATACCACCGCGACCCTCACGTCCTCGCGCAATTCTCCACACTGGGTTGGCTGCTTTGAGGGAAGAGGATGCGCGCACGGATTTAGTTTCAGTGTCTTTTCCCGTCTGGAGCAGATTATTACCTTTCTCCTGCACGCAGGAACGGATTTAGCAACACGAACACAAGGTTTGGAGATTATTACTATTAACGTATTATTTgtgctaaagatttttttttaagacaagCTTGCTTCTTTCAAAATTAAGTTGTcgtgtttgttgtattttgcGATCGACGCACAATATAGCCGTTGTAAACGAAATCACTGTTGGTTTGTGGTGTACGGTTAAACCATGCATTGCTTTGCTAGCTGAGTTGGTTGTTGGTTGGATGCAAGAAGTGATCAGTTCTGAACAAAAGGCATTGTGCAGACTTTCGGTGGTTCTGCTTCGTTCTTCTCTGTCTcgatatatttatttatttagaagaTTAGTTCGGCTGTCTGGCAATTACAACTGGAATATGATTTCCTACGGTTAAAATACAAATGGTTCTATTTAACTGCTGGTCAGTATTTTGGGGGGCTAGCAAACAGGAGCTCTCGTCTCTTTCCATCAACTTACACACCATTCGCTGGTCTGCCCCCTCACACATTCTAATTGAACTCACTCAAGGGTGAATTTGAAAGGGTCCAAGTTCGACCTCAATTACTTCTTCAAAAATCGATGTAGTTGAGAAGAATAATTACAATGCGTATGCCGACGAGTGTTCTTTCGGTGGTTTCGAAAACAGGCTGCAGGTGGTCAATGTAGATTGTTTGAAAACGTGACTTTTCACGCTGTTGAAATACGGCtagacatttgtttttattgatattatgtTGCTTCGTGAACTGCAACAGTGTGATTCGCGTCTCAGTAGTATCCTTGTATTTGGTCCTTGGTGCTAAATGCTCCTTTGCACCAGGAGGACAATGACGGAAATTACATTCTCGTGACAGTCTTGAAGTGGGCTTGATATATATCCCACAATCGGCCGACGTGTCTGCTGTAGAATACCTTCAGGGCATAACATAAAAGAAGATGTTTATCGTTCTCCTGCAGATATCACTGGTAAAATACCACCACCAGTATCAATCAGTGCGCTTTTCGAGGAAAACAACAATTATACagcgacaacaacaacaataacaatttcGTAGACGTTCAGAAaggggtgcgtgtgtgtttggggggctgggggtggtaTTGTGAATCATATTAGAAATGTAAATGAGGTTTAGAAAAGCACGGGCACCTGCTGTCTCGGTAATTTGCATTGGCTTTTTCCCTCGCTCGCTCATTAGAATTACGCTCTATTTCTGCAGCGCAAGATTGGAGCTCAAAGCTAAGCTCAATAGCAGTGGCTTCTCAAAACCTCTCCCGCTTACAGGCGCCTTAGCATAACAAAGGAACGAGGAGTGGTGAAACgaaaaaaagggacaaaacCGCCGAGGAGCTTGATTGTCCGTGTGTCAGTCAGGACAGACCAGCGTTGTTTCGTTTCCCGCACAGTGAAAAAGGGGGCCAGACGCTCCAAGAGCACGTAGCCACCGCGAAATCCAATTAAAACGTGTTATTTACATCGTGCCTCGctcacaaaaacaagaaaattgtTTTACAACGTATGTTAGCCTACTGTActcattttacatcacatgcaGTCACAAGGCTCATTTGAATAATCAAATGTACCAAAGTATGCGACTACATCATGGGACGTACCTCCGGTGTTTCAAATAGAGTAGATTATAGAAAATTCTTTATTATTGAATGATTCGATTCTGTGATATCGGTTGAATGATGATATTGGGTGtgagtgctggtgtgtgtttgtgtgtttaaaagCTTTAAATAATGCCCAAGAATATCGGTGAattctgaaaaatgacaaaatagcCTCCTTctagaaatgtaaatatattcagACATGATCCCCAGGGTGAGGTGTCCTTTAGCTTTGCTCTGTCATTTTCCACAAACAGATCAGATATTTCAGTCTGAGTGTGACAGAATAATGATAACCTTAGTTTAAATCTGCCCTTCTCATCTTGCATACCAAGTGTtcaaaaaacatatatatatatatatatatatatttttgctgtCGTTTAGTTTTCTTATCGTCGTCTGCTTTCCTGCTTATCAGCTTGTTTTCCCTTTGCTTTTACAAAGCACAGATAAACCCTTCAAACAGGGCTGATTGCTCAGCAAATCACTGATCCACTTAGCTGCCCGATGCTGCTCTTCAGCTTCTAGGTGACAGAAGTCAAAACCCCTTGTAGCAACATCAGCTATAATGCTCTTTATTCACTACATGCAAACTGAGCTTGAGTTGAGGCCCTCATGATTTCACTGCCGTCGTGGTGGCCTTTATCTGTCACCtctcatttgaatgtgttttcagtgtcaaTGGCAAGTGCAAGCTGCTTTAAACACAGATGTCAGCAACACACGCAGCACAACTTGCGCGTATTGcgtatttcctgttttttctcccccagAGCAGGGCGTTGAAGTCAACTGTCTGGTTGATTTATGTATTgattgccttttttccccttctttcccCTCACCAGATTTGCGGTCCTTGATCTGAGTGATGCAGAAGCCCCTCTCTCCGAACGGAAGCCAGACGAGAAGAATGTCAATGTCGGCTCGTGATCAATGAACTCCGTTCCATCGAGTGGCGAAGGAAGTAATCTCAACACCTGAACGCAAGGGATATTACTTGAGCGCACACTTTTTTTAAGGACATGGCGGCGGCAGCGGCATCATGGGCCGGTCCCGTCGAGGGGGATGGGTGCGAGACGGCTGTGGAGGCGGAGCCCACAAACTTGGAGACTGTCACAGGCCAAGCCGAAGAGGGGCAGCCCGCCGCTGAGGCCCAGCAAGCCTCAGAGCAGTCGGCCGACGGCAAATCAAAGCCAGCATCTGAGAAAATCTGGGGGTCCTTCCTGAAAAACAGTGGACTGGGGAAAGTAatgggagggaggaagaagaaggaacAAGCGGGTGGTGGGGATGGAGGGGAGGGCGTGGAGCAGGAGAAGTCGCCTACCCATGGCCCGGCTACCCAAGGGGAGGGAGCCTCGCCTCCCTCTAGCCCTAAGGAGCAGTCGGCCAATGAGGGAGGCACCGAGTCTCAGGAGCAGGGCATAGAGAAGGAGCCCGAGGGCGAGGAGGGCACACAAGAACAAAAGCCATCGAGCAAGGACGCGAAGCCAAAGCAAGGGGAGAAATCCAGCGTGCGGGACTTCATTCGCAAGCCCGTCGCCAGGATTTTCtctcacagaagcacagagaaaaaagactTTGGCACTGATGCTCCAAAACGTGGGAAGACCCGATCCAAATCTCTAGACAGACTCGAGGATGCTGAagtctgtcctgctgaaacGGACCAAACGGATGAATCTCAAGTAGCAGGAGAGTCGCAAAAGTCTGCCGCTCACTCAGCCAAACATATGAAACGCTGGCATTCCTTCAAGAAGATGATGGCCCAAAAGAGTCTTAAGAAAAGCACAGAGGACACCAAGGATGTGGAGAGTGCAGAGGGTCCCGGCAGTGATACACAGATAGAGTCGGAGGCTTTGGAGTCAGCTACAAAGTTGGAACACAGTGGACAGAAAAGGTGGAAATTGAAGCGGTCGTGGACATTCCAAGGGCTGAAGAGAGACCCCTCTGTCATCGGCATCCACAAACCAAAGGGCTCTGACAAGGACTTTTCAGATAACCCTAAAGGTGAAGAAACCCCTGCAGATGTTGACCAGGGGGCTGCAGCAACAACAGAGGAGCCCAAGGCAGCGGGAGAAGGGGAGGCCGCAGAGAAAACCAGTACAGAAGAGGATAAAGGCCAGGGAGCGCAGCGCACAAAGTTAGTTGACCACCACGCCAATGAAATCTGGACCTCCTTCAAAAAACGTGTGATCCCGAAGTCAAAGAAAGCTGGGGATGCAggtggcggtggcggcggcggcgagGAAGAGCAAGCGGGCGAGCACGAGCAAATGGAGGAGCAGGCGGGCCGCGAACACGGCAAGTCCGGCAAGACAAGAAGGACTCACTTCAACCGGGCCGTGTCGCTGAAGAATTTCATCATGCGCAAGGGGAAGAGCGCGAGCGTGGACATGGGGGAAGGCGGGGCCGGGCAGAAAGAGGAAGGTGGCGAGGGCGCCGATGTGGGCGGCCCCACAGGCGAGGATGTCAAAGAGAGCGACGGCCCCGCCGACGAGGGTGAGTCTGAGGGTCCAGCGGCCGTACAGAACGGGGGCGACGAGGCAGAGGCCATGGGCGCTGACGGGGAAGAGCAGCAGCCAGACGCGGCAACGTCGTCGGGTCAGCAGCCGGAGACGGCTTGCCCAGATGCGCCTGCGGCAAAGGAGGAGGCTCAAGCAGAGCCCGTAACGGGGCCCAAGTGTGGAGAGAAAACACACGGGCAGAACGGGTCCCCTGGCACCGGCTGTGATGGGAAAGCCTCGGCGGCGGgagggaaagaagagaaaactgAGGACATTATAGCACAGGAACCTGAATCAGCTCCCCAGGAAGACGGGCCTCAAGAAAAAGCCAAACAAGAGGATGTCAACTCCCAGGAGGCAGCGCACCAGGCCGAGAATGCTTGCTCTGGCAGCTCAAAGGATGAGAAGAACCTGAACCAAGAGCAATGCTCTGAAAGGAAATGCTGTTCTGGCAACCCCGTTGCCCAAAGCGGTGAGTGTACAGCAGAAAACGACTGCTATGATCTCCAGCAAACTGGAGGTGACATAGTAGTACTAGATAATAGCTTTGAGTTAGAGCCTATTTTGGATGGGCCTCCTCAAAATGGAGGCGCCCATCCTGGTTCAGTCAAAACAGACACTGAACCAATTGACCAAGAGGAGGACCAGAAGAGGATGTTCTACGAGGCTGCGGCCTCCATCGTCCAAACGGTGGTGTCAGCAGCCGCCAAGCAGTT
This genomic interval carries:
- the si:ch211-137a8.4 gene encoding spore wall protein 2 isoform X2, whose amino-acid sequence is MAAAAASWAGPVEGDGCETAVEAEPTNLETVTGQAEEGQPAAEAQQASEQSADGKSKPASEKIWGSFLKNSGLGKVMGGRKKKEQAGGGDGGEGVEQEKSPTHGPATQGEGASPPSSPKEQSANEGGTESQEQGIEKEPEGEEGTQEQKPSSKDAKPKQGEKSSVRDFIRKPVARIFSHRSTEKKDFGTDAPKRGKTRSKSLDRLEDAEVCPAETDQTDESQVAGESQKSAAHSAKHMKRWHSFKKMMAQKSLKKSTEDTKDVESAEGPGSDTQIESEALESATKLEHSGQKRWKLKRSWTFQGLKRDPSVIGIHKPKGSDKDFSDNPKGEETPADVDQGAAATTEEPKAAGEGEAAEKTSTEEDKGQGAQRTKLVDHHANEIWTSFKKRVIPKSKKAGDAGGGGGGGEEEQAGEHEQMEEQAGREHGKSGKTRRTHFNRAVSLKNFIMRKGKSASVDMGEGGAGQKEEGGEGADVGGPTGEDVKESDGPADEGESEGPAAVQNGGDEAEAMGADGEEQQPDAATSSGQQPETACPDAPAAKEEAQAEPVTGPKCGEKTHGQNGSPGTGCDGKASAAGGKEEKTEDIIAQEPESAPQEDGPQEKAKQEDVNSQEAAHQAENACSGSSKDEKNLNQEQCSERKCCSGNPVAQSEKMAGKVKPHKEH
- the si:ch211-137a8.4 gene encoding retinitis pigmentosa 1-like 1 protein isoform X1, which translates into the protein MAAAAASWAGPVEGDGCETAVEAEPTNLETVTGQAEEGQPAAEAQQASEQSADGKSKPASEKIWGSFLKNSGLGKVMGGRKKKEQAGGGDGGEGVEQEKSPTHGPATQGEGASPPSSPKEQSANEGGTESQEQGIEKEPEGEEGTQEQKPSSKDAKPKQGEKSSVRDFIRKPVARIFSHRSTEKKDFGTDAPKRGKTRSKSLDRLEDAEVCPAETDQTDESQVAGESQKSAAHSAKHMKRWHSFKKMMAQKSLKKSTEDTKDVESAEGPGSDTQIESEALESATKLEHSGQKRWKLKRSWTFQGLKRDPSVIGIHKPKGSDKDFSDNPKGEETPADVDQGAAATTEEPKAAGEGEAAEKTSTEEDKGQGAQRTKLVDHHANEIWTSFKKRVIPKSKKAGDAGGGGGGGEEEQAGEHEQMEEQAGREHGKSGKTRRTHFNRAVSLKNFIMRKGKSASVDMGEGGAGQKEEGGEGADVGGPTGEDVKESDGPADEGESEGPAAVQNGGDEAEAMGADGEEQQPDAATSSGQQPETACPDAPAAKEEAQAEPVTGPKCGEKTHGQNGSPGTGCDGKASAAGGKEEKTEDIIAQEPESAPQEDGPQEKAKQEDVNSQEAAHQAENACSGSSKDEKNLNQEQCSERKCCSGNPVAQSGECTAENDCYDLQQTGGDIVVLDNSFELEPILDGPPQNGGAHPGSVKTDTEPIDQEEDQKRMFYEAAASIVQTVVSAAAKQLAKEKDLLDNGFKGSYHNNNDNYPDLDKKWRER